The Microbacterium phyllosphaerae region AAGGCCTCGATCGAATGCGCCGCCTCGGTCTGCGCGTCGTCGAAGCGCAGCAGCAGAGGCGAGACGAACGCGCCGTCGGGGGCGAGGCCGGTGCTGCCGTCGGCGAGGCGAACTTCGGGAGCATCCGTCGTGCCGACGACGATCTGCGCCCCCGCCGCCTGCAGCCTGCCCACCTGGCGCAGCACCTCGTCGCGCTGCGCGATCGAGGCGAGAGGGCCCATGGTGACGCCCTCCGTGCGCGGGTCGCCCAGCACGGTCTTGTCGGCGATGCGCGCCTGCACCGCAGCGATCACGGCGTCCGCCGATCCGGTCGGCACGATCGCACGGCGGATTGCCGTGCACTTCTGACCGGCTTTGGTCGTCATCTCAGTGACGAGCTGGCGCACGTACGCGTCGAACTCGGGCGTGCCCGCGACGGCGTCCGTGCCGAGCACCGAGGCGTTGATCGAGTCGGTCTCGGCCGTGAAGCGCACCCCGCCGGTCTGCACCGCCGGGTGGGCCTTGAGACTCTCCGCGGTCGACGCGCTGCCCGTGAAGCCGACGATGTCGCCGAGTCGCAGGTTCTCGAACAGGTCGGGCACACTGCCGCTCACCAGCTGCAGAGATCCGTCCGGCAGCAACCCGGATTCGACGAGGATGCGCACCATGGCCTCGGCGAGATAGCCCGTGGGGGTCGCGGGCTTCACGAGGGTCGGCATGCCCGCGAGGAACGCCGGCGCGAACTTCTCGAGCGATCCCCACACCGGGAAGTTGAACGCGTTGATCTGTACGGCCACGCCGGGCAGCGTCGTGTAGACGTGGCGACCGAGGAACGAGCCGTCCTTCGAGAGCGGTTCGACCGGGCCGTCGACGTGCACGCGGCTGTTGGGCAGCTCGCGCCGCCCCTTGCCGGAGTAGGAGAACAGCACCCCGATGCCGCCGTCGATGTCGACCCACGAGTCGTTCTTCGTGGCACCGGTGCGAGAGGACAGCGCGTACAGCTCGTCCTTGCGCTCGGTGAGGGCGAGAGCGAACTGCTTGAGCAGCACCGCTCTTTGGTGGAACGTCAGCGCGCCGAGGCTCCGCTGTCCGATCGTGCGTGCGTGCTCCAGGGCGCCCGCGAGATCGAGGCCCTCGGTCGAGACGCGTGTGACCACCTCGCCCGTGGACGCATCGCGGACCTCGGTGGAGCG contains the following coding sequences:
- the paaZ gene encoding phenylacetic acid degradation bifunctional protein PaaZ, with the protein product MTEYLPSYVQGEWWTPSSPERSTEVRDASTGEVVTRVSTEGLDLAGALEHARTIGQRSLGALTFHQRAVLLKQFALALTERKDELYALSSRTGATKNDSWVDIDGGIGVLFSYSGKGRRELPNSRVHVDGPVEPLSKDGSFLGRHVYTTLPGVAVQINAFNFPVWGSLEKFAPAFLAGMPTLVKPATPTGYLAEAMVRILVESGLLPDGSLQLVSGSVPDLFENLRLGDIVGFTGSASTAESLKAHPAVQTGGVRFTAETDSINASVLGTDAVAGTPEFDAYVRQLVTEMTTKAGQKCTAIRRAIVPTGSADAVIAAVQARIADKTVLGDPRTEGVTMGPLASIAQRDEVLRQVGRLQAAGAQIVVGTTDAPEVRLADGSTGLAPDGAFVSPLLLRFDDAQTEAAHSIEAFGPVSSLLTYDTTADAAALVARGGGSLVTSIATHDPAQAVELATRIAPFNGRMLLLDRDDARSSTGHGSPLPNLVHGGPGRAGGGEELGGIRAVLHHMQRTAVQGSPEMLTALTGVWHAGAAARSDGRHPFRKSLAELRIGDQIVSASREVTLADIETFAHFTGDTFYAHMDEAAAAANPFFPGRVAHGYLLVSWAAGLFVDPEPGPVLANYGLENLRFITPVSPGDTIRVELTAKQITPRETDEYGEVRWDAVIRNQSDELVATYDVLTLVNKQQTSEGVAA